A window from Calditrichota bacterium encodes these proteins:
- a CDS encoding TonB-dependent receptor — MGKIPFYLLIIFLSAAMALNAGTVGKISGKVSDSQNGAVLPGVNVIIEGTNVGAATDAGGYYVIINVPPGNYTLKFSMIGYAEYKVENVNVIIDQTTTINAALKQEVIGGEEVVVVAERPVVQKDISNSQMSIMSETIQALPVENVQQVLTLQAGIEKDRQGIRVRGGSASQTIFMLDGLSMNDERANIPYTAVSLSSIQEIQIQTGGFNAEYGNIRSGLVNIVTREGDRSRYSVSLSVRYGPAAKKHFGHSIYDPYSYFNRPYLDPTVCWTGTMNGEPFEDSNNNGVWDTGEPFTDYNGDGVRSYWDAHTQRQYPQFEGWNAVSYATLRDDDPTNDLTPQGAQRLFEWQHRRQGDVKKPDYVVDFGFGGPVPFLNEKLGNLRFHLSHFREKELFVFPLSRDGYFDQHTQLKLTSDIAPGMKLSFLGLYGKISSVSPYSWTTTPTGYVLRDQAQIANLVHSSSGNSVVYMPGYYSPTDIYRSLLGLKFTHTLSPRTFYEVNVLNKGSRYDTYQMTPRDTTKKFEILDNFFVDEAPYGYWGYGVPGIDGMSLGGWMNLGRDSTVNSTTSLKFDITSQVNNNNQVKGGFEIVYNDFNIRSGTYSPSMNTWTRSQRYHVFPFRAGIYVQDKMEIQGFIANIGLRLDYYDSNSKKYLLSQYDKYFSAGYGKLIERDLSSEDTKASWDASPRLGVSHPITDNSKLYFNYGHFRSEPASTYRFRIQRESSGLVTSIGNPELKPEKTVAYELGFSQNLLDMFLLNIAAYYKDVTDQIGWVYYQNVNSSVQYNKPENNNYADIRGFELTLTKQRGKWFTGFANYTYDVRTSGYFGLLRYYENPTEQRTYLKENPYQSRPRPRPYARLNLDFHTPDNFGPLWLRLKPLAGLRLNVLAEWKSGRYETYNPNSIPGIVDDVRWKDYFNADLRLSKLFHISKYELQFYVDVSNVFNNKYLTAGFFEYRNYAGFADNRDYLAYLESLNFSWEDGVEHGNDRVGEFRPVGVKYDPLEPNPNNDPEIEARNKKRKETKSYIDNPNIESLAFINPRHIMLGVTINF; from the coding sequence ATGGGAAAAATTCCCTTTTATTTGCTAATAATCTTTTTAAGCGCTGCGATGGCGCTGAACGCAGGCACGGTGGGAAAAATTTCCGGGAAAGTAAGCGATTCGCAAAACGGAGCGGTTTTACCGGGCGTGAACGTCATCATTGAAGGCACAAATGTCGGCGCGGCAACCGATGCCGGGGGCTATTACGTCATCATAAACGTCCCGCCGGGAAATTATACACTGAAATTTTCCATGATTGGCTATGCCGAGTATAAAGTAGAAAATGTGAACGTCATAATCGATCAGACAACAACAATTAACGCTGCGCTGAAACAGGAAGTAATCGGCGGAGAAGAAGTTGTTGTGGTCGCCGAAAGGCCTGTCGTGCAGAAAGATATTTCCAACAGTCAGATGAGTATCATGTCGGAAACGATCCAGGCCTTGCCCGTGGAAAACGTGCAGCAAGTTTTGACTTTGCAGGCGGGAATCGAAAAGGACAGACAGGGCATTCGCGTTCGCGGCGGCAGTGCTTCGCAGACGATTTTCATGTTGGACGGCCTGTCTATGAATGACGAACGCGCCAATATTCCCTACACCGCCGTCAGCCTCAGTTCCATTCAGGAAATTCAGATTCAAACCGGCGGCTTTAATGCGGAATATGGCAATATTCGATCAGGGCTGGTCAATATCGTCACTCGCGAAGGCGACCGCAGCCGGTACAGCGTAAGTTTGTCCGTTCGGTACGGGCCGGCGGCAAAAAAGCACTTCGGACATTCAATTTACGACCCTTACTCTTATTTCAATAGGCCCTATCTAGATCCGACTGTGTGCTGGACAGGCACGATGAACGGCGAACCTTTTGAAGATTCGAACAACAATGGCGTCTGGGATACGGGCGAACCTTTTACCGATTACAACGGCGACGGCGTCCGCAGTTATTGGGACGCACACACACAGCGACAATATCCGCAATTCGAAGGCTGGAACGCTGTCTCCTACGCCACGCTCCGCGACGACGATCCGACCAACGATTTGACGCCGCAGGGAGCGCAAAGACTGTTTGAGTGGCAGCATCGCCGCCAGGGCGATGTCAAAAAACCGGACTATGTTGTTGATTTCGGCTTTGGTGGTCCCGTGCCTTTTTTGAACGAAAAATTAGGTAACCTTCGTTTTCATCTGTCGCATTTCCGGGAAAAAGAATTGTTCGTCTTCCCGCTGTCACGCGACGGATATTTTGACCAGCATACGCAGCTAAAATTGACGTCTGACATCGCGCCAGGCATGAAATTATCTTTCCTCGGACTGTACGGCAAAATTTCTTCGGTTTCACCCTATAGCTGGACAACGACACCGACCGGCTACGTCCTTCGCGATCAGGCACAAATTGCCAATTTGGTGCACAGCAGCAGCGGAAACAGTGTCGTTTACATGCCCGGTTACTACAGCCCCACCGATATTTACCGCAGTTTGTTGGGTCTAAAATTCACGCACACGTTGAGCCCGCGTACATTTTACGAGGTCAATGTGCTGAATAAAGGCAGCCGCTACGACACGTACCAGATGACGCCGCGCGATACCACGAAAAAGTTTGAAATCTTGGACAACTTTTTTGTTGATGAGGCGCCTTACGGCTATTGGGGCTACGGCGTTCCCGGAATCGACGGCATGAGTCTGGGCGGCTGGATGAATTTGGGAAGAGACAGCACAGTGAATTCCACGACTTCGTTGAAATTTGACATCACCAGTCAGGTAAACAATAATAATCAGGTAAAAGGCGGATTTGAAATCGTTTACAATGATTTCAACATTCGCTCCGGCACTTACAGCCCTTCCATGAATACCTGGACTCGCAGCCAGCGTTATCATGTATTTCCGTTTCGCGCTGGCATTTACGTTCAGGATAAAATGGAAATTCAGGGCTTTATCGCCAACATCGGCCTGCGGCTTGATTATTATGATTCCAATTCAAAAAAATATCTGTTGAGCCAGTACGACAAATATTTCAGCGCCGGCTACGGCAAGCTGATCGAACGAGACCTTTCCTCGGAAGACACCAAAGCCAGTTGGGACGCTAGTCCGCGTCTGGGAGTTTCTCATCCGATCACTGACAATTCAAAATTATATTTTAACTATGGCCATTTTCGTTCTGAACCAGCTTCGACGTACCGTTTTCGCATTCAACGCGAGTCCAGCGGATTGGTTACGTCCATCGGCAATCCGGAATTGAAACCGGAAAAAACAGTGGCCTACGAGCTTGGTTTTTCTCAAAATTTATTGGACATGTTTTTGTTGAACATCGCCGCTTATTACAAAGATGTGACTGATCAAATCGGCTGGGTTTATTACCAAAATGTGAACAGTTCAGTACAATACAACAAGCCGGAAAACAATAACTACGCTGACATTCGTGGCTTTGAATTGACGCTGACTAAGCAAAGAGGAAAATGGTTTACCGGATTTGCGAATTACACTTATGACGTGCGCACTTCCGGCTATTTTGGCCTGTTACGCTATTACGAAAACCCGACCGAGCAGCGCACCTATCTCAAAGAAAATCCGTATCAATCCAGACCACGACCTCGTCCCTACGCGCGGCTGAATCTGGATTTTCACACGCCGGATAATTTCGGGCCTCTTTGGCTGCGGCTGAAACCACTTGCCGGCTTGAGACTGAATGTTTTAGCGGAATGGAAATCCGGGCGTTACGAAACCTACAATCCGAACAGCATTCCGGGGATCGTGGATGATGTTCGCTGGAAAGATTATTTTAATGCGGATTTGCGCCTGTCCAAGCTTTTTCACATCAGCAAATATGAACTCCAGTTTTACGTTGACGTTTCCAATGTTTTTAATAACAAATACCTGACTGCCGGGTTCTTTGAATATCGAAATTATGCCGGATTTGCCGACAATCGCGATTATCTCGCTTATCTGGAATCCCTTAATTTTTCATGGGAAGACGGCGTAGAACATGGAAATGATCGCGTGGGCGAATTTCGGCCGGTCGGTGTGAAATATGATCCCTTGGAGCCGAATCCTAACAATGATCCTGAAATTGAAGCGAGAAACAAAAAACGAAAAGAGACGAAATCGTATATTGACAATCCCAATATTGAATCGTTAGCTTTCATAAATCCGAGACACATCATGCTCGGAGTCACGATCAATTTTTAA
- a CDS encoding fibronectin → MNIKQKSRQFALFICIALMSTIIFQITPAKAQVAGTEKRYIRIGSLQSYFSAYGSERAWNNSYYEGLVWPADYLQQDNAVIKRAWIAVPDFTNPEGKHYDYYGIYFARDEYVDVSLFPMELKQTAKFAPPMVYVDGNNISAIYSGDIDEINPDQIADRIVTNVVNTSMGLTQTRRIYAFSQQYHDNYFIKEFIFKNTGNTDYDDDIELHQTLKGVRIGWGIRYSVCREGARKIDGPQTWGQHTWVTKRGEDYPSHANEVITEANPIVEWIRGAFAWAGQSSTNNYDNIGAPDMTGNGRLCSPQHAGIGILHVDKSATDKSDDPYQPAVLGWHAGDTYPKLGDMSADYEDNMKYLYEMLSGVPYRGLGGTDRFDETYMATHPDPYTVHNDGGGTNMWICYGPFDLAPGDSITIVEVEAVNGLNRQLCEQIGANWKHAYDDPTDKGPFKLPDGSTTDDKDTYKDSWVYTGKDSIMLTFSRAKRNYDSGFQIPQPPLPPPVFEVSSGGDRIFLRWTASPSEDQSDFAGYKIYRAVGKPDTTYQKIYECSPGVTEFEDVTAIRGYSYYYYIVAVNNGDNNTSGELNPTGQLHSSRFYTRTTEPAFLRRKPGSKLDSIRIVPNPFNIRAKDFQYPGEADKIMFLNIPGHCTINIYTERGDLIETIHHEDGSGDHEWNSITSSRQVVVSGIYIAVFTVTQDYSNPDTGEIIFRKGNSTFKKFVIIR, encoded by the coding sequence GTGAACATAAAGCAAAAAAGCAGACAATTTGCACTATTCATTTGCATCGCACTGATGAGTACAATTATTTTTCAAATAACCCCTGCCAAAGCACAAGTTGCCGGAACAGAGAAACGATACATCCGCATTGGTTCTTTGCAGAGCTATTTTTCTGCCTACGGCTCGGAGCGGGCATGGAACAATTCCTATTACGAAGGACTCGTTTGGCCGGCGGATTATCTGCAGCAAGACAACGCCGTGATCAAGCGAGCGTGGATTGCGGTGCCGGATTTCACTAATCCTGAAGGCAAACATTACGACTACTACGGAATCTATTTTGCCAGGGATGAATATGTGGATGTTTCTCTTTTTCCTATGGAATTAAAACAAACGGCCAAATTCGCGCCACCCATGGTCTACGTGGACGGCAACAATATTTCCGCCATCTACTCCGGAGACATTGACGAAATTAATCCCGACCAAATTGCGGATCGTATCGTCACGAATGTAGTCAATACCTCCATGGGACTTACACAGACGCGGAGAATTTACGCTTTCAGCCAGCAGTATCACGACAACTATTTTATTAAAGAATTTATTTTTAAAAATACCGGCAATACGGATTACGACGACGACATTGAGCTGCATCAAACGCTAAAAGGCGTAAGAATTGGCTGGGGCATCCGCTACAGCGTCTGCCGTGAGGGGGCGAGAAAAATCGACGGGCCGCAGACCTGGGGACAGCACACTTGGGTCACCAAACGCGGCGAAGATTATCCCAGTCACGCGAACGAAGTTATTACCGAGGCCAATCCCATCGTCGAATGGATTCGCGGCGCGTTTGCCTGGGCCGGGCAATCTTCCACGAATAATTATGATAATATCGGAGCTCCGGACATGACCGGAAACGGTCGCTTGTGTTCACCGCAGCACGCAGGAATTGGCATTCTTCACGTGGACAAAAGCGCGACCGACAAAAGTGACGATCCTTACCAGCCAGCGGTTTTGGGCTGGCACGCCGGAGACACCTATCCTAAATTAGGTGACATGTCCGCTGATTACGAAGATAACATGAAATATCTTTACGAAATGCTCAGCGGTGTACCTTATCGCGGGCTCGGCGGCACCGACCGTTTCGACGAAACTTACATGGCGACGCATCCGGATCCGTACACAGTTCACAACGATGGCGGGGGAACAAATATGTGGATTTGTTATGGGCCTTTTGATCTCGCTCCCGGAGACAGCATTACCATCGTTGAAGTGGAAGCTGTGAACGGACTAAATCGCCAACTATGCGAACAAATCGGCGCGAACTGGAAACATGCCTACGATGATCCGACAGACAAAGGACCTTTTAAATTGCCGGATGGATCAACTACCGACGACAAAGACACCTACAAAGATAGCTGGGTTTACACCGGCAAAGATTCCATCATGTTAACTTTTAGCCGGGCGAAAAGAAATTACGATTCCGGCTTTCAGATTCCTCAGCCGCCGTTGCCGCCGCCTGTTTTTGAAGTGAGTTCGGGTGGCGACAGGATTTTCCTGAGATGGACGGCAAGCCCTTCGGAAGACCAATCCGATTTTGCCGGCTATAAAATTTACCGCGCCGTCGGTAAGCCGGATACGACCTACCAAAAAATTTATGAGTGCAGTCCCGGCGTGACAGAATTTGAAGATGTTACGGCGATTCGTGGGTACAGTTACTACTATTACATTGTCGCAGTCAACAACGGCGACAATAATACATCCGGCGAGCTGAATCCGACCGGGCAGCTTCACAGCAGCCGTTTTTACACAAGAACCACAGAACCGGCCTTTTTGCGAAGAAAACCAGGCTCAAAGTTAGACAGCATTCGCATTGTGCCCAATCCGTTCAACATCAGAGCTAAAGATTTCCAGTATCCCGGCGAAGCGGACAAAATCATGTTTTTGAATATTCCCGGGCATTGTACCATTAATATTTACACTGAACGGGGCGATCTGATTGAGACGATTCATCACGAAGACGGCAGTGGAGACCATGAGTGGAATTCCATCACTTCGTCGCGCCAGGTTGTAGTGAGCGGAATTTACATTGCTGTTTTCACTGTGACTCAAGATTACAGCAATCCGGACACAGGGGAGATTATTTTCAGAAAAGGGAATTCGACATTCAAAAAATTCGTTATCATTCGATAA
- a CDS encoding PorV/PorQ family protein, with the protein MKKSLFLFMITALTIFLIVPAGHAQKKLAQTGFQFMSVGLDARATSMGEAFTTIDGSSVCMFYNPAGLASINSFIDLSFSTMQWIADIKYSGGTMALNYNNGHYGVFGLSFLSVDYGQFEWTRVAENDQGFEDIGELLGNPKPNAYAFGLSYARQLTDRFSVGGQVKYVYQDLGSSFAPVYTEEDTIMEKKKYDLDVFAFDFGTIYRTGFRSLVFGMTIRNFSREIKYEKESFQLPMTFKIGISMNAFDFVPISSEYHKLNISIDAVHPRSFPEYISIGGEYDFMNMIFLRAGYMSSHDEYNISYGVGFKVFGLGLDYSYVPFDVFDDINRITVNFTF; encoded by the coding sequence ATGAAAAAATCTTTGTTTCTTTTCATGATCACAGCCTTAACAATTTTTCTGATTGTTCCAGCGGGACATGCGCAGAAAAAATTAGCTCAAACCGGATTTCAATTTATGAGCGTTGGTCTGGATGCCAGAGCGACCTCTATGGGCGAAGCTTTCACTACGATCGATGGTTCGTCTGTCTGTATGTTTTACAATCCGGCGGGCTTGGCTTCTATCAATTCTTTCATCGATCTCTCTTTCAGCACCATGCAATGGATCGCAGACATCAAGTACAGTGGCGGGACCATGGCGCTGAATTACAACAACGGACATTACGGCGTTTTCGGATTAAGTTTTTTGTCTGTTGACTACGGCCAATTCGAATGGACACGTGTCGCTGAGAATGACCAAGGATTTGAGGATATCGGCGAGCTATTGGGTAATCCCAAGCCAAATGCTTACGCGTTCGGGCTTTCTTACGCCAGACAGTTAACAGACCGCTTTTCCGTCGGCGGACAGGTAAAATATGTTTACCAGGATTTAGGCTCCAGTTTCGCGCCTGTTTACACCGAGGAAGACACTATCATGGAAAAGAAAAAATATGACCTTGATGTGTTTGCTTTCGATTTCGGCACTATATATCGCACCGGTTTTCGGAGTCTGGTGTTTGGTATGACCATTCGAAATTTTTCACGCGAAATCAAGTACGAAAAAGAAAGTTTTCAATTGCCAATGACTTTTAAAATTGGTATTTCCATGAACGCCTTTGATTTTGTGCCAATTTCTTCGGAATATCACAAACTAAATATCTCCATCGACGCGGTTCATCCCAGATCTTTCCCTGAATACATCAGCATCGGCGGGGAATACGATTTTATGAACATGATTTTTCTCCGCGCCGGTTACATGTCCAGTCACGATGAATATAACATCAGCTACGGCGTTGGATTTAAAGTGTTCGGCTTGGGGTTAGATTACTCATACGTGCCATTCGATGTTTTTGATGACATCAATCGAATTACGGTGAATTTTACTTTTTGA
- a CDS encoding fibronectin produces the protein MLNFKKYPVWETLLTLIVTFSFFHQAPLFAQEVKEIKIGSLHNWYREDGCEPEHGFLKIQQAGLEWPAQYQDMDCQAAKALWIGTSNYTDADQYGGNFFPYKVVHVGPRGWDTQREFMPVEFKMIGRFDHPLVYVDGNPGSELMWADVIEEVDENLPCDRLIYDVVNTSIGVTMTRKIYGWAQQYHDNYFVYEYIFKNTGNVDKDPDIEKPDQSLENVYFFFQYRYAVSREGATWTGLNSPRWGISQMLSSRGEAKEEFSFSDYHYTGDYEDWLNGDPDADSLRCQFAWAGKHSSASYDIIGYPDVKYKTGRLSGPQFAGVVTLHADKSPSNKDDDPQQPTTTTYQQSDDPPTRPNDQFDASRMADEWKWITRGHRLPRHDEYVGDGFPDQLEGTPGGFSNMNGYGPYQLALAPGDSVRLVIAEGVNGLNRQLCQQIGARWIKAHNNSADQGPFDLPDGTTTTDEDVYKDSWVMTGKDSLFKTFGRARRNFVANLQIPMPPPPPSVFEVKSGGDRIRLSWAENAESWPGFAGYRVYRAVAKYDTTYNEIFACGEGTDHPEIVNTYDDTSAVRGYSYYYYVVSFDDGTNNTNPATNPTGSLHSSMFWTRTIEPAFLRRQAGDALSKIRVVPNPYNVRAIDFQYPGEPDKIMFLNIPAECIIRIYTERGDLIKTIIHDDGSGDDFWNSATKYGQVVVSGVYIALFEVTADYADPQTGEILYKKGEREIRKFVIIR, from the coding sequence ATGCTTAATTTTAAAAAATACCCAGTGTGGGAAACTCTGTTGACTTTAATCGTCACTTTTTCATTTTTTCATCAGGCGCCACTTTTTGCCCAGGAAGTCAAAGAGATCAAAATCGGCTCGCTGCACAATTGGTACCGTGAAGACGGTTGCGAACCGGAACATGGCTTCCTAAAAATTCAGCAAGCCGGTCTGGAATGGCCGGCGCAGTACCAGGACATGGACTGTCAGGCGGCAAAAGCGCTCTGGATCGGAACGTCAAATTACACCGATGCGGACCAGTACGGGGGAAATTTTTTTCCCTACAAGGTCGTTCACGTAGGTCCGCGCGGCTGGGACACGCAAAGAGAGTTTATGCCCGTTGAATTCAAAATGATCGGCAGATTTGATCATCCGCTGGTTTACGTGGATGGTAATCCCGGTTCAGAATTGATGTGGGCTGACGTCATCGAGGAAGTTGATGAGAATCTTCCCTGTGATCGGTTGATTTACGACGTGGTGAATACGTCCATCGGCGTTACTATGACGCGGAAAATTTACGGTTGGGCGCAGCAGTATCATGACAACTATTTTGTGTACGAATATATTTTTAAAAATACCGGCAATGTCGATAAAGACCCGGACATTGAAAAGCCTGACCAAAGCTTGGAAAATGTTTACTTTTTTTTCCAGTATCGCTACGCCGTCAGCCGCGAAGGTGCCACCTGGACCGGGCTAAATTCCCCGCGCTGGGGAATCAGCCAAATGCTCAGTTCCCGCGGCGAAGCCAAAGAAGAATTCAGTTTTAGCGATTATCATTACACCGGCGATTATGAAGATTGGCTGAACGGCGACCCTGACGCAGACTCGCTGCGCTGTCAATTTGCCTGGGCAGGAAAACATTCAAGCGCGAGCTACGACATAATCGGCTATCCGGATGTGAAATACAAAACCGGCAGACTTTCGGGACCGCAATTCGCCGGAGTTGTTACGCTACACGCGGACAAATCTCCTTCTAACAAAGACGATGACCCGCAACAGCCAACGACCACGACGTACCAGCAGTCAGACGATCCCCCCACTCGTCCCAACGATCAATTTGATGCCTCGCGCATGGCCGACGAATGGAAATGGATCACAAGAGGCCACAGGTTACCGCGGCACGACGAATACGTCGGAGACGGCTTCCCCGATCAGTTGGAAGGCACGCCGGGCGGATTTTCCAACATGAACGGCTACGGCCCTTATCAACTGGCCCTGGCCCCCGGAGACAGTGTGAGACTGGTAATCGCCGAAGGCGTCAACGGTCTCAATCGTCAGCTTTGCCAACAAATCGGAGCAAGATGGATTAAAGCGCACAACAATTCTGCGGATCAGGGCCCGTTTGACCTTCCGGATGGGACGACTACCACTGACGAAGATGTTTACAAAGATTCCTGGGTAATGACTGGCAAAGATTCTTTGTTTAAAACATTTGGCAGAGCTCGGAGAAACTTTGTTGCAAATTTGCAAATTCCCATGCCTCCGCCGCCGCCTTCGGTTTTTGAGGTAAAATCCGGCGGCGATCGAATAAGATTGTCATGGGCTGAAAATGCAGAATCATGGCCCGGATTTGCCGGCTATCGCGTTTATCGCGCCGTAGCAAAATATGACACAACTTACAACGAAATTTTTGCCTGCGGCGAGGGTACGGATCACCCGGAAATTGTGAACACGTATGACGACACTTCAGCGGTTCGCGGCTATTCTTATTACTATTACGTTGTCTCTTTTGACGATGGGACTAACAATACGAATCCAGCGACAAATCCGACGGGGTCTTTGCACAGCAGCATGTTCTGGACGCGCACCATTGAACCGGCTTTTTTGCGCAGACAGGCGGGCGATGCATTGTCAAAAATCCGCGTGGTACCTAATCCGTACAATGTTCGCGCGATTGATTTCCAGTACCCCGGTGAGCCGGACAAAATAATGTTTTTGAATATTCCTGCGGAATGCATCATTCGTATTTATACGGAAAGAGGCGATTTAATCAAGACTATCATTCATGACGATGGTAGCGGCGATGATTTTTGGAATTCGGCGACGAAATACGGACAAGTAGTCGTCAGCGGCGTTTATATCGCTCTTTTTGAAGTTACCGCTGATTACGCGGATCCTCAAACCGGAGAGATTCTTTACAAAAAAGGCGAGCGCGAAATTCGCAAATTTGTGATTATTCGATAG
- a CDS encoding T9SS type A sorting domain-containing protein has translation MQKAKLLLLLFLTISLAVPALSHAWVKERGPAWQYDSVFADSAATGEKYVSGGHGIVVDKYDRVWLGSYYAGNTGGIVVLNADGTPTDFSPIDSIAFADTTFNLAKTNGCRGMNVDKDGNILYANKSTLIKIDVETGQGLAYWVGPGSLTKPAVDSEGYIYIGKVVGVGPISVLDPATFDVTQEITLEPAAGYTRGIEVAPDGKTIISGNLSAGGPVYIYTTEDYVTYTMTDSLYLDDYGQNIFKFQCVTMDWGPDGKLWISHDDSYAATGKYENGFVVVDLNTKKYSYFFVPMDSTEYNGPRGIAFTNDGNTGYFTSFTANKAFKITRAELMSPGEWVYDDGLNVGWSFDSYLDSLETGEKLVSGGHGIVVDKYDRLWIGSYYAGNTGGIIVLNPDGTPTDFSPIASVAFSDTTFDLAKTNGCRGMNVDKDGNILYANKSTLIRLNVENGEGLNYWVGPGSLTKPAVDAEGYIYVGKVVGVGPVSVLDPATFDVTQEITLDPAPGYTRGIEVSPDGKTIISANLSGGPAYIYTTEDYVTYTYTDSILVDTGGYPVFKYQVVTMDWGPDGNLWISHDDSYAATGRHDNGFVVVNLETKHYDYFNMPEDSTEYNGPRGIAFNSTGDIGYAVSFTASRVYKIVRTGTDVQIKDFVQLPKEYILDQNYPNPFNPTTTIPFSLQKSGKVELKVFDILGREVMTLIDRRMQPGYHKVTFDGNGLASGVYHYRLKFDGQVYTKRMLLLK, from the coding sequence ATGCAAAAAGCAAAATTGCTACTATTGTTATTCCTAACTATCTCGCTGGCGGTGCCGGCGCTGTCGCACGCCTGGGTCAAAGAAAGAGGCCCGGCATGGCAGTATGACAGCGTTTTTGCCGACTCAGCGGCTACCGGGGAAAAATATGTTTCCGGCGGACATGGCATCGTCGTGGACAAATATGACCGCGTTTGGTTAGGAAGCTACTATGCCGGCAATACAGGAGGTATTGTCGTTTTGAATGCTGACGGCACACCGACTGATTTTTCACCGATTGATTCAATTGCCTTCGCGGATACCACTTTCAATCTGGCGAAAACCAATGGCTGCCGCGGAATGAATGTGGACAAAGATGGCAACATTTTGTATGCTAACAAAAGCACATTAATCAAAATTGATGTCGAGACAGGTCAAGGGTTGGCGTATTGGGTTGGCCCCGGTAGTTTGACCAAACCGGCTGTAGATTCCGAAGGTTACATTTATATCGGTAAAGTTGTTGGCGTGGGTCCCATCAGCGTGTTGGATCCTGCTACTTTCGATGTGACCCAAGAGATCACGTTAGAACCTGCTGCCGGATATACTCGCGGTATCGAGGTAGCTCCGGATGGAAAAACGATCATCTCCGGAAATTTAAGCGCCGGCGGACCCGTTTATATTTATACCACCGAAGACTACGTCACTTACACCATGACGGATAGCCTCTATCTTGACGATTACGGACAGAATATTTTCAAATTCCAGTGCGTTACCATGGATTGGGGTCCGGACGGAAAATTGTGGATTTCTCACGATGATTCCTACGCTGCCACGGGAAAATACGAGAATGGTTTTGTCGTAGTAGACCTCAACACAAAAAAATATAGCTATTTCTTTGTGCCCATGGATTCCACAGAATACAACGGGCCGCGCGGTATTGCGTTCACCAATGACGGCAACACCGGCTATTTCACCAGTTTTACGGCAAACAAAGCTTTCAAAATCACACGTGCCGAATTAATGTCTCCGGGCGAGTGGGTTTACGATGACGGATTGAATGTCGGCTGGAGCTTTGACAGCTATCTTGATTCGCTCGAAACCGGTGAAAAACTTGTATCCGGCGGTCATGGCATCGTTGTTGATAAATATGATCGTCTTTGGATCGGAAGCTACTATGCCGGTAACACTGGCGGAATTATTGTTCTGAATCCCGATGGCACACCGACCGATTTTTCTCCGATTGCATCGGTAGCTTTCTCGGACACGACTTTTGATCTGGCAAAAACAAACGGCTGTCGCGGAATGAATGTTGACAAAGACGGCAATATCCTTTACGCGAACAAGAGCACTTTGATCAGACTGAACGTGGAAAACGGTGAAGGTTTGAACTACTGGGTCGGTCCTGGCAGTTTGACCAAGCCGGCAGTGGACGCGGAAGGTTACATTTATGTCGGCAAAGTCGTGGGCGTGGGACCAGTTAGCGTTTTGGATCCGGCTACTTTCGATGTCACTCAGGAAATCACACTGGATCCGGCGCCAGGTTATACTCGCGGTATTGAAGTTTCCCCTGACGGGAAGACGATCATTTCTGCAAACCTGTCCGGCGGTCCTGCCTATATTTATACGACAGAAGATTATGTTACCTATACTTACACTGACAGCATTCTGGTTGATACCGGCGGCTACCCAGTTTTCAAATATCAGGTCGTAACCATGGACTGGGGCCCGGACGGAAATCTCTGGATTTCGCACGATGATTCTTACGCCGCAACCGGACGCCACGATAATGGCTTTGTCGTCGTGAATCTGGAAACAAAACATTACGATTATTTCAATATGCCTGAAGATTCCACAGAATACAATGGCCCGCGCGGCATTGCTTTCAATAGCACTGGCGATATTGGCTACGCAGTAAGTTTCACTGCCAGCAGAGTGTACAAAATCGTCCGCACCGGAACAGATGTGCAGATTAAAGATTTTGTGCAATTGCCGAAAGAATATATTCTGGATCAAAACTATCCCAACCCGTTCAATCCGACCACAACAATTCCTTTCAGCCTGCAAAAATCGGGCAAAGTTGAACTCAAGGTTTTCGACATTCTCGGACGGGAAGTGATGACTCTGATCGATCGTCGCATGCAGCCAGGGTACCACAAAGTTACTTTTGACGGAAATGGGCTGGCTTCCGGTGTTTACCACTATCGTCTGAAATTTGACGGACAGGTTTACACAAAACGCATGCTGCTGCTCAAGTAG